The following coding sequences lie in one Spinacia oleracea cultivar Varoflay chromosome 1, BTI_SOV_V1, whole genome shotgun sequence genomic window:
- the LOC110776580 gene encoding uncharacterized protein isoform X2, with translation MLLKYRPEDKAAKKERLLKKAQLEAEGKSPESSNKPIVVKKVKPFTRDLLNSNCMVVLIVLDSAQESIVDCKIPLLGGAMCACTWHFFYNAESLELLVALQAALTVSGNATICIAAYRIYKSQSRSENS, from the exons ATGCTTCTCAAGTATAGGCCAGAGGATAAAGCTGCAAAGAAGGAGCGTCTTCTGAAGAAGGCTCAGCTTGAGGCTGAAGGAAAGAGTCCAGAGTCCAGCAATAAACCCATAGTTGTGAAAAAGGTGAAGCCGTTCACGAGAGACTTGTTGAATTCAAACTGTATGGTGGTGTTAATAGTTTTGGATAGTGCTCAAGAATCCATAGTCGACTGCAAG ATACCCTTACTCGGGGGAGCAATGTGTGCATGTACATGGCATTTCTTTTACAATGCTGAGTCACTTGAG TTACTGGTGGCACTTCAAGCTGCATTGACTGTTTCTGGTAATGCCACTATTTGTATTGCTGCCTACCGCATATACAAGTCACAGAGTCGCTCAGAAAATTCATGA
- the LOC110776580 gene encoding uncharacterized protein isoform X1, translating to MRIPQATNLFKMLLKYRPEDKAAKKERLLKKAQLEAEGKSPESSNKPIVVKKVKPFTRDLLNSNCMVVLIVLDSAQESIVDCKIPLLGGAMCACTWHFFYNAESLELLVALQAALTVSGNATICIAAYRIYKSQSRSENS from the exons ATGAGGATTCCCCAAG CTACCAATCTGTTCAAGATGCTTCTCAAGTATAGGCCAGAGGATAAAGCTGCAAAGAAGGAGCGTCTTCTGAAGAAGGCTCAGCTTGAGGCTGAAGGAAAGAGTCCAGAGTCCAGCAATAAACCCATAGTTGTGAAAAAGGTGAAGCCGTTCACGAGAGACTTGTTGAATTCAAACTGTATGGTGGTGTTAATAGTTTTGGATAGTGCTCAAGAATCCATAGTCGACTGCAAG ATACCCTTACTCGGGGGAGCAATGTGTGCATGTACATGGCATTTCTTTTACAATGCTGAGTCACTTGAG TTACTGGTGGCACTTCAAGCTGCATTGACTGTTTCTGGTAATGCCACTATTTGTATTGCTGCCTACCGCATATACAAGTCACAGAGTCGCTCAGAAAATTCATGA